A window of Melospiza melodia melodia isolate bMelMel2 unplaced genomic scaffold, bMelMel2.pri scaffold_44, whole genome shotgun sequence genomic DNA:
gtgatttgcagaaattagccagcagtttaatgttcctgaaagcatccagtcatcagtctcctcactgcagccttgagctcctggttcctcagactgtagatgaggggattcaggacttgaggcaccaccgagtacagaactgacaggaccAGAtcctgggatggggaggagatggaggggggcctcaggtaggcaaaaatgacagtgctgaggaagagggaaactacagccaggtgagggaggcaggtggaaaagactttgtgccgtccctgctcagaggggatcctcagcacagccttgaagatctgcacataggagaaaaccatgaacacaaaacaaccaaaacctaagcAAAGACTAACCACAATGACCGCAAGTTCCCTGAGGTacgatttggagcaggagagcttgaggatctgtgggatttcacagaagaattggcccagggcattgccatggcacaggggcagggaaaatgtattggctgtgtgcatgagagcattgagaaaggcactggcccaggcagctgctgccatgtgggcacaagctctgctgcccaggagggtcctgtagtgcaggggtttgcagatggacacgtagcggtcgtagcacatgaccgTCAGGAGGGCAAGCTCTGTTCCAAGTAAGAAGATGAGCAGAAAAACTTGCGCAgtacatccagtgtaggagatgtccctggtgtcccagagggaattgtgcatggctttggggacagtggtgcagatggagcccaggtcagtgagggccaggttgagcaggaagaagaacatgggcgtgtgcaggtggtggctgcaggctatggcactgatgatgaggccgttgcccaggatggcagccagtgagatgcccagcaagaggcagaagtgcagaagctgcagctgccgcgtgtctgccaatgccagcaggaggaagtggctgatggagctgctgttggacatttgcggtGTCTTGGCACACAGATCTGTATAAAAGGTACCCATGGAATAGTtaggtttggagaggactttaaatattccAACATAGCTTGAGGGcgctttccccccactgcctgctcagggctctgctgcctggagctgtccctgccagcagctgcttccctgtgcccagggctgagccctgccagtgctgccagagcccagcccagccctgggttctcagctcttccctgcagacccctcccagctctggcaccacccaggggcagctctgaccTTGCAGACTGTGAtgggaatgtcagagcaaccctgaggggGCTGGAAAAATTATACTGATGCAGCTTTTAAGAGGTCCTGTGTTGATTGCTGTTGCTGCCTGCTTTAGTCCaatctgagagaatttttttatttttctcaaccTTAACTGAGAGATAAATATCTATGGGGAATTTCCAATTCAGAGAAGTAGATTATAAAAGCAGAATTTTCCcttctgtgcagcccctgccttgctctgcgccctgtataatctacttggaaatgttctgcagttaaatgtcatggtgggagcagtcctgaacaatgcagcatcctcctcacaaaaggagaacacttccaagccttaccagctgtctcctcccacccagaccttgccccccagtgctgggagcagctgccagggctgactgagagctgtccctggcaggcagcagagtccctgccccagcacagcaccctgggctgcaggaccctgctcagcaggacagccctgggcacccctggctgctctgcacaagagacaatcagagaatgaactcacagggtctgtaggcattgggatattccagctgtaggagatcactccaggagctgcagctgcattgtcctgcagccagaggttcatgtgccaagggctggcagtgattctgccccaggcacttctcagcaccttcccagccctgactgattgaagctctctgagcttctgtgctgtgcccgggatgGCTGCAGAaagtgcctcagccctgctgggctggcagaagagctgctcatcaagagaaatgtgcttttgaagctcttcttggttaccaggagctgcctcagtgccaggagcccagcccagctcagcagcacagacacagcaccaggactttaatgagcctctggggctttgtgctcaggccctgaacagcagtccctgagacagagctgaagaaacttctccagcactcacagtcagaatccaactccaaagtttcttgcactttcaatgggttccactgagggacataactgagaaagtgtcccctggCCCCAGgcagaggagagaactggaggcagtgatgacagttggggacaaagagaagccaagtcttgatgctctggggcacagcagagtctgtgccaccaagggctgtgaggagacaaggGTTGTGAGgccttgtgctgaggccctgggcacagccccagccaggctgggcactgtcaggcccttgtcctgccctcagcatccccccctagcccacatcccagtggcctcaaggatttgctggaaggagtcccttgggagccttgctcaggaatggccttgggggctctttaatgctcacagagtttttcgaaggactttgggtttggcttttgccttggagtctctgagagctttgtgcaaacatggcctccaattatctgctttaatgagtcccttgagagcctctGTTGGTAACAACACTCactgggctcattaatgcttcaaggtacttcagtttttttaaggcacttggtgtttcacttttcatacaaactctgtgagaggtttgtgcaataatggcctccaattatctgctttaatgagtcccttgagagctgtgtactgacactcagtggggctcatcaatactttgagatactcaatgtttttaaggtactttggattttactTTCCACgatgagtctctgagaagtttttgtgccatcctggcctccaattctccaaggagtccatgaagagcctgtgttgggatggccctcagtgggacccattcgtgctttgagacactttgagtttttcctctgactttgactcctggaaaggtttgtgcattctcctctcaggccctgaggttccagggttcAGCTCCAAATgtaccatggggctcattaggatcagacaggtcctgacaaaccatgtctctgccttgatttccatcTTCTGTTGTGCAAATCACTAAGAATTTCTTCTTACATAGTTGTGCAGAAATATTTCtaagagcttctaataaatccacattcctgttttaaaggtatgttgttctctttagagcagaggtaatCGCAGCAATCAGTGACTGATAGTGACGTAGGGACTCTCCTCAAGTGGTCTGGCCTGATCAGAGAAGCTGTGCCCTGAAGTCTGACCCTGTGTGGACCACCTTACTCCACATTCACCAACCCCATCCTGTTCCTCCTCTGTCACTTGGTGCCAGCTttgcttggagaactggctgcactcAAGCAAAgaggtgttttctttttttattttagtattctaaaactcctgagttctcCATTGaatacagacaccctcctcatGTGTTTACCAAACCCACGTGCCACCAAgatcactccagacctgccctggcccagctgtgaAGGTATGTGGGtgcccagaggc
This region includes:
- the LOC134434604 gene encoding olfactory receptor 14C36-like translates to MSNSSSISHFLLLALADTRQLQLLHFCLLLGISLAAILGNGLIISAIACSHHLHTPMFFFLLNLALTDLGSICTTVPKAMHNSLWDTRDISYTGCTAQVFLLIFLLGTELALLTVMCYDRYVSICKPLHYRTLLGSRACAHMAAAAWASAFLNALMHTANTFSLPLCHGNALGQFFCEIPQILKLSCSKSYLRELAVIVVSLCLGFGCFVFMVFSYVQIFKAVLRIPSEQGRHKVFSTCLPHLAVVSLFLSTVIFAYLRPPSISSPSQDLVLSVLYSVVPQVLNPLIYSLRNQELKAAVRRLMTGCFQEH